Genomic segment of Pirellulales bacterium:
GTCAGCCTGGCCGACGTGACGGTCGGCGAAACAGTGATCAAATATGGTGTCGTCATCGGGCGAGCCAGCCAGCTGATTCGTCGTGGCGATCACATCCACTTGCATAACTGCCAGAGCCAATTCGACGAGCGGTCCTCGACCCTCAGCGTGGACGACGGCAGCCCCACCGACACGCCTTATGAATGAGTCTCCTGCACCCGTTGGCGATTTCCACGGCACACTCTGCCAAGGCTACTTGCGGCAGGACGGCCGCAAGGGCATTCGCAACCTCGTGCTCATTGTCTACACGGTCGAGTGTGCCAAGCACGTTGCCCACGCCATCCAGGCCGGCGAGCCTGACGCGCAGGTAATAGGCTTCTCGGGTTGCTACGACAACGCATACGCAATTCGACTGCTCCTGGCGCTCGCCCGTCACCCGAACGTCGGCGCGGTGCTGTGCGTCGGCTTGGGTTGTGAATATACCCAACCAAAACGTATCGCCGACAAAGTGCGCGAAAGCGGCCGTCCCGCCGAGTGGTTCTTTATCCAGCAAAGCGGTGGCACGCTCTCCAGCATCCAGAAAGGGAAGCAACGGGTCGCCCAACTTCGGAGCGAAGCCGAATCCCGCGCTGTTCGGGTTCCTTTTGGGCTGAGCGACCTCGTTGTCGGATGCGAATGCGGCGGATCGGATTTTACGTCGGGCCTGGCCGGCAACCCGGTCGTTGGCAAGCTTTACGATCGACTTGTCGATGCCGGCGGATCGGCCGTGTTTGAAGAGATCGTCGAACTCATTGGCTTGCGCGGTGTGCTCATCGAAAGGGCCGCTTCGCCCGAAGCCGCCTTGCAGATTGCCAGCGCTTACGACAAAGCGGCCGATTACTGCCAGACGGTTCGACAGTACTCTATATCGCCCGGCAATTACGCCGGCGGCCTGACGACGATTGAAGAAAAGAGCCTTGGCGCGTTTTCCAAGAGTGGGAGTCGTCCAATTCAAGGTGTGATTCGCGTCGCCGAACGCCCGCCGCATTCCGGGCTGTGGCTGCTCGATAGCGTGCCCGATCCGCATTTCATGCAGTTTGGCTACACCAACCCCAACGACACCGAGGGGATCATCGACCTGGTGGCCACGGGCGCTCAATTGGTGCTATTCGTCACCGGTCGCGGCAGCGTCATCGGCGGACCGATCGCGCCGCTGCTGAAGATCACCGGCAACGGGGAAACCTATCGTAACCTGGAAGGCGACATGGATTTCGACGCCAGTGCCGTACTGACCGGCGACAAATCGTTGCAAAAGGCGGGCGACGAATTGCTCTCGCTCGTCGTGCAGGTTGTTCGCGGCCGCCCCTCCAAGCCAGAACTGCTTGGACACCACGAGTACGTCATCATCTACAAACACCAGGATACGCCGTCCCTGGCGGCCGGTTGCCGCGCCTAACCTGTTGACGATGGAGATTTCCATGACGCTGCCCGTTTTCGAGTTGAACCATGAGATTGCGCTGATCACCGGCGGTGGTACCGGGTTGGGGTTGGCGATGGCCCGGTGCTTTGTTCAGGCGGGTGCAAAGGTCGTGCTGCTAGGGCGCCGTGAGGCGATACTGCAGCACGCGTGCGCGGAACTCGGCAACGCGGCGTTCTGCGAGGTGTTTGACGTCTGCCAATTCGACGAAATCAACGCGCTTGTGGATCGCATTTCGAAGCGCGTCGGGCTACCCTCGATCCTGGTGAATAACGCTGGCAACCATCTCAAGATGCCTGCGATCGACACCACCGTCGAAGGGTTCGAAAGCGTCTTCCGCACGCACGTCCTTGCCGCGCACGCCCTCACTCGAGCCGTCCTGCCTGCCATGATCGAGCGACGGCACGGCAACCTGCTGTTTATCGCCTCGATGACGGCACTGCTGGGCCAACCGCTGGTCGTCGCCTACTCGGCCGCCAAATCGGCCTACCTCGGAATGGTCCGAACGCTGGCGTCGGAGGTTTCGCCACACAATGTCCGCGTCAACGCCATCGTTCCGGGCTGGATCGACA
This window contains:
- a CDS encoding UxaA family hydrolase, whose amino-acid sequence is MNESPAPVGDFHGTLCQGYLRQDGRKGIRNLVLIVYTVECAKHVAHAIQAGEPDAQVIGFSGCYDNAYAIRLLLALARHPNVGAVLCVGLGCEYTQPKRIADKVRESGRPAEWFFIQQSGGTLSSIQKGKQRVAQLRSEAESRAVRVPFGLSDLVVGCECGGSDFTSGLAGNPVVGKLYDRLVDAGGSAVFEEIVELIGLRGVLIERAASPEAALQIASAYDKAADYCQTVRQYSISPGNYAGGLTTIEEKSLGAFSKSGSRPIQGVIRVAERPPHSGLWLLDSVPDPHFMQFGYTNPNDTEGIIDLVATGAQLVLFVTGRGSVIGGPIAPLLKITGNGETYRNLEGDMDFDASAVLTGDKSLQKAGDELLSLVVQVVRGRPSKPELLGHHEYVIIYKHQDTPSLAAGCRA
- a CDS encoding SDR family oxidoreductase; the protein is MTMEISMTLPVFELNHEIALITGGGTGLGLAMARCFVQAGAKVVLLGRREAILQHACAELGNAAFCEVFDVCQFDEINALVDRISKRVGLPSILVNNAGNHLKMPAIDTTVEGFESVFRTHVLAAHALTRAVLPAMIERRHGNLLFIASMTALLGQPLVVAYSAAKSAYLGMVRTLASEVSPHNVRVNAIVPGWIDTPMLRKAVEGDEPRKNKILGRTPMSRFGDSEDIGWAATYLCSPAAKFVSGVVLPVDGGASIGF
- a CDS encoding UxaA family hydrolase; this encodes MKPAIHCFRVDPRDNVATLLLDAVPGECRVLSEGNVDSVVIRAPIPRGHKVSLADVTVGETVIKYGVVIGRASQLIRRGDHIHLHNCQSQFDERSSTLSVDDGSPTDTPYE